From a region of the Bradyrhizobium diazoefficiens genome:
- a CDS encoding class II aldolase/adducin family protein: protein MTADELAKRQAIIDACRRMNALGINQGTSGNISVRHVGGLLVTPTSVPYEAMTPDQIVFMTMDGAHAADQKPSSEWRFHRDILKLRPDVDAVVHAHPTYCTVLAIMGMEIPPVHYMIAAAGGDSIRCAPYATFGTAELSEYAVRALEGRLACLLDHHGMIAIGKTLDKAIWLAVEVETLARQYHGCLQIGQPPLLPSAEIDRVRQRMAGYGLSEG from the coding sequence ATGACTGCGGACGAGCTCGCCAAGAGACAGGCCATCATCGACGCTTGCCGGCGCATGAACGCGCTCGGCATCAACCAGGGCACCTCGGGCAATATCTCTGTCCGGCATGTGGGGGGACTTTTGGTCACGCCGACCAGCGTGCCCTATGAGGCCATGACGCCGGACCAGATCGTCTTCATGACCATGGACGGCGCGCACGCAGCCGACCAGAAGCCGTCGAGCGAGTGGCGCTTTCATCGCGACATCCTGAAGTTGCGGCCCGACGTCGACGCCGTCGTGCACGCCCATCCGACCTATTGCACCGTTCTGGCCATCATGGGCATGGAGATTCCGCCGGTGCACTACATGATCGCGGCGGCCGGCGGCGACAGCATCCGCTGCGCGCCCTATGCGACGTTCGGAACCGCGGAGTTGTCCGAATATGCCGTGCGGGCGCTGGAGGGGCGGCTGGCCTGCCTGCTGGACCATCACGGCATGATCGCGATCGGCAAGACGCTGGACAAGGCGATTTGGCTGGCCGTCGAGGTCGAGACGCTGGCGCGGCAATATCACGGCTGCCTCCAGATCGGACAACCGCCGCTGCTCCCCAGCGCCGAGATCGACCGGGTCCGCCAGCGCATGGCCGGCTACGGCCTGTCGGAAGGGTAG
- a CDS encoding MarC family protein: MLDFALSAFVTLLLVVDPVGLAPAFLAATGGMPDTVKRMIALRAPLIAASILVVIALVGNWLLRQLGIGIPAFQIAGGLLLFGVSYQMIFGDRPHREAREADKATSEHASDVAVFPLAIPMMAGPGAIATTLLLSGDAGYGTRLAIIIAVVLAVCLVCMLCFVSAHLIARTLGRTGNAVLSRVLGMLLAAYSVQFVINGIAAVRTSLS; the protein is encoded by the coding sequence ATGCTCGACTTCGCCCTGTCCGCCTTCGTGACGCTGTTGTTGGTTGTCGATCCGGTCGGCCTTGCGCCAGCCTTTCTCGCTGCGACCGGGGGCATGCCCGACACGGTCAAGCGTATGATCGCGTTGCGCGCGCCGCTGATCGCGGCCTCGATCCTGGTGGTGATCGCGCTGGTCGGAAACTGGCTGCTCCGCCAGCTCGGAATCGGCATTCCCGCCTTCCAGATCGCCGGCGGGCTGCTGCTGTTCGGCGTGTCCTACCAGATGATCTTCGGCGATCGTCCGCATCGCGAGGCCCGCGAGGCCGACAAGGCGACGTCGGAGCACGCCTCCGATGTCGCGGTGTTTCCCCTGGCCATCCCCATGATGGCCGGCCCGGGGGCGATTGCGACCACGCTGCTCCTTTCCGGCGATGCCGGCTATGGGACGAGGCTCGCGATCATCATCGCGGTCGTCCTCGCGGTTTGCCTGGTCTGCATGCTGTGCTTCGTCTCGGCTCACCTGATCGCCCGCACCCTCGGACGCACCGGAAATGCCGTGCTCTCGCGTGTTCTCGGCATGCTGCTCGCCGCCTATTCCGTGCAGTTCGTGATCAACGGGATTGCGGCCGTCCGGACCAGCCTGTCATAG
- a CDS encoding ferritin-like domain-containing protein, which translates to MAKRSKKRTTKKTAARRPRQAPKMLSDLFLETLKDIYFAENKIIKTLPKMAKAAQSKDLAAAFNKHLRETQGQVKRLDQIFKMLGKPARGKPCEAINGITDEGAEIMKEFKGAPALDAGLLSAAQAVEHYEISRYGTLRTWAEELGMQDAARLLQATLEEEEATDHTLTELATSVINLEAEDEYRAAA; encoded by the coding sequence ATGGCCAAACGATCGAAGAAACGCACAACCAAGAAGACCGCGGCGCGCCGACCGCGTCAGGCGCCCAAGATGCTGAGCGACCTGTTTCTGGAGACGCTGAAGGACATCTATTTCGCCGAGAACAAGATCATCAAGACCCTGCCCAAGATGGCCAAGGCCGCGCAATCGAAGGATTTGGCGGCCGCCTTCAACAAGCACCTGCGTGAGACCCAGGGCCAGGTCAAGCGGCTGGACCAGATCTTCAAGATGCTGGGCAAGCCTGCACGCGGCAAGCCCTGCGAGGCGATCAACGGCATCACCGACGAGGGCGCCGAGATCATGAAGGAATTCAAGGGCGCGCCGGCCCTCGATGCGGGACTGCTTTCGGCTGCCCAGGCGGTCGAGCACTATGAGATCTCGCGCTATGGCACCCTTCGCACCTGGGCCGAGGAGCTCGGCATGCAGGACGCAGCCAGGCTGCTTCAGGCGACGCTGGAAGAGGAAGAAGCGACCGACCATACGCTGACCGAGCTCGCCACCTCCGTGATCAATCTCGAGGCGGAAGACGAGTACCGAGCGGCAGCCTGA
- a CDS encoding Hsp20/alpha crystallin family protein has translation MQPKNPLDWMLSEALDTLTRADRLRQQFGRQEACWEPPIDVLETEHELLILVALPGVNPDNVETVIHDGVLVISGQRTLPPELRNARIHRLELPQGRFERRIALPLGRYAISRFVMDGCVALRLAKS, from the coding sequence ATGCAACCCAAAAATCCCCTCGACTGGATGCTGTCCGAAGCCCTGGACACGCTGACCCGCGCCGACCGGCTGCGCCAGCAGTTCGGCCGCCAGGAGGCCTGCTGGGAGCCGCCGATCGACGTGCTCGAAACCGAGCATGAGCTCCTGATCCTGGTGGCGCTTCCCGGCGTCAACCCTGACAATGTCGAGACGGTCATTCATGACGGCGTGCTCGTCATCTCCGGCCAGCGTACCCTTCCGCCGGAGCTCCGCAACGCCCGCATCCACCGGCTCGAGCTGCCGCAGGGGCGTTTTGAGCGCCGCATTGCATTGCCGCTCGGCCGCTACGCCATCAGCCGCTTCGTGATGGACGGCTGCGTCGCATTGCGCCTCGCCAAATCCTGA
- the lon gene encoding endopeptidase La, which translates to MATEQMNNEQTNNDVKIPDDALIIIPVREMVLFPGAIAPITIGRAKSIAAAQQALREQRPVGIVLQRSAEIEEPGPDDLYRVATIANIVRYITAPDGTHHIVCQGVQRARILDFLPGTPFPVARIQQIPEPTTNSPEIEARALNLQRQAIEAIELLPQAPPELAAMFQGTTAPGALADLATSFMDIKPQDKQEVLETIDLALRVEKVSKHLAERLEVLRISNEIGQKTRASFDERQREAILREQMATIQRQLGEGDGKAAEVAELTSAIAKANMPPEADAHARKELRRYERMPEAAGEAGMVRTYLDWLIELPWALPAEKPIDIKEARRILDADHFGLEKIKGRIIEYLAVRKLAPQGKAPILCFVGPPGVGKTSLGQSIARAMDRPFARVSLGGVHDEAEIRGHRRTYIGALPGNIIQGIKKAGARNCVMMLDEIDKMGRGVQGDPSAAMLEVLDPEQNGTFRDNYLGVPFDLSRVVFITTANMLDQIPGPLLDRMEVISLAGYTEDEKLEIARRYLVRRQLEANGLSAEQAEIEPEALKLVVKGYTREAGVRNLEREIGKLFRHAAVQVAEGTAAKIVVKAKDIATVLGQPRFEGEIAQRTSIPGVATGLAWTPVGGDILFIEASRVPGKGGMILTGQLGDVMRESVQAAMTLVKSRAAQLGIDPHTFEKSDIHVHVPAGATPKDGPSAGVAMFTALTSLLTNRTVRSDTAMTGEISLRGLVLPVGGIKEKVVAAAAAGLKRVMLPARNKRDYDDIPQSARDNLEFIWLERVDEAIAAALESVGAKVEAAE; encoded by the coding sequence ATGGCCACCGAACAGATGAACAACGAACAGACCAATAACGACGTGAAGATTCCCGACGACGCGCTGATTATCATCCCGGTGCGCGAGATGGTGCTGTTTCCAGGTGCCATCGCACCGATCACGATCGGCCGGGCGAAGTCCATCGCCGCGGCCCAGCAGGCGCTGCGCGAGCAGCGGCCGGTCGGCATCGTCCTGCAACGCAGCGCCGAGATCGAGGAGCCCGGACCGGACGACCTCTACCGGGTCGCGACCATCGCCAACATCGTGCGCTACATCACCGCGCCCGACGGCACCCACCACATCGTCTGCCAGGGCGTGCAGCGCGCGCGCATCCTCGACTTCCTGCCGGGAACGCCGTTCCCGGTGGCGCGCATCCAGCAAATTCCGGAGCCGACCACGAACTCGCCGGAGATCGAGGCGCGCGCCCTGAACCTGCAGCGCCAGGCGATCGAGGCGATTGAGCTGCTGCCGCAGGCGCCGCCCGAGCTCGCCGCGATGTTCCAGGGCACCACCGCGCCCGGCGCGCTGGCCGATCTGGCGACCTCGTTCATGGACATCAAGCCGCAGGACAAGCAGGAGGTGCTGGAGACCATCGACCTCGCCTTGCGCGTCGAGAAGGTGTCGAAGCATCTGGCCGAGCGGCTGGAGGTGCTGCGCATCTCCAACGAGATCGGCCAGAAGACCCGCGCCAGCTTCGACGAGCGGCAGCGCGAGGCGATCCTGCGCGAGCAGATGGCGACCATCCAGCGCCAACTCGGCGAAGGCGACGGCAAGGCGGCCGAGGTCGCCGAGCTGACTTCTGCCATCGCCAAGGCCAACATGCCGCCCGAGGCCGACGCGCATGCCAGGAAGGAGCTGCGCCGCTACGAGCGCATGCCGGAGGCCGCCGGCGAAGCCGGCATGGTCCGCACCTATCTCGACTGGCTGATCGAGCTGCCCTGGGCGCTGCCCGCGGAGAAGCCGATCGACATCAAGGAAGCGCGCCGAATCCTGGATGCCGACCATTTCGGCCTGGAGAAGATCAAGGGCCGGATCATCGAATATCTGGCGGTGCGCAAGCTCGCGCCGCAAGGCAAGGCGCCGATCCTGTGCTTCGTCGGTCCGCCCGGCGTCGGCAAGACCTCGCTCGGCCAGTCCATCGCGCGCGCGATGGACCGCCCCTTCGCGCGCGTCAGCCTTGGCGGCGTGCATGACGAGGCCGAGATCCGCGGCCACCGGCGCACCTATATCGGCGCGCTGCCGGGCAACATCATCCAGGGCATCAAGAAGGCGGGCGCGCGCAACTGCGTCATGATGCTGGACGAGATCGACAAGATGGGCCGCGGCGTGCAGGGCGATCCGTCGGCTGCGATGCTGGAGGTGCTCGACCCCGAGCAGAACGGGACGTTCCGGGACAATTACCTGGGCGTGCCCTTCGACCTGTCGCGCGTTGTGTTCATCACGACCGCCAACATGCTGGACCAGATCCCGGGTCCGCTGCTCGACCGCATGGAGGTGATCAGCCTCGCCGGCTACACCGAGGACGAGAAGCTCGAGATCGCACGGCGCTATCTGGTGCGGCGACAGCTCGAGGCCAACGGCCTCTCGGCCGAGCAGGCCGAGATCGAGCCGGAGGCGCTGAAGCTGGTGGTCAAGGGCTACACCCGTGAGGCCGGCGTGCGTAACCTCGAGCGCGAGATCGGCAAGCTGTTCCGGCATGCCGCGGTGCAGGTCGCCGAGGGCACGGCCGCGAAGATCGTGGTGAAGGCCAAGGACATCGCCACCGTGCTCGGCCAGCCTCGCTTTGAAGGCGAGATCGCTCAGCGCACCAGCATTCCGGGCGTGGCCACCGGCCTTGCCTGGACGCCGGTGGGCGGCGACATCCTGTTCATCGAGGCTTCGCGGGTGCCCGGCAAGGGCGGCATGATCCTGACCGGCCAGCTCGGCGACGTCATGCGCGAGAGCGTGCAGGCGGCGATGACGCTGGTGAAGAGCAGAGCCGCTCAGCTCGGCATCGATCCGCACACGTTCGAGAAGAGCGACATCCACGTTCACGTGCCGGCGGGGGCGACCCCGAAGGACGGACCGAGCGCGGGCGTTGCGATGTTCACCGCGCTGACGTCGCTGCTCACCAACCGGACGGTGCGCAGCGACACCGCCATGACCGGCGAGATCTCGCTGCGCGGCCTGGTGCTGCCGGTCGGCGGCATCAAGGAGAAGGTGGTCGCAGCCGCGGCCGCAGGCCTGAAGCGGGTGATGCTGCCGGCGCGCAACAAGCGGGACTACGACGACATCCCGCAGAGCGCGCGGGACAACCTCGAATTCATCTGGCTGGAGCGCGTCGACGAGGCCATTGCAGCGGCGCTCGAGTCGGTCGGGGCCAAGGTCGAAGCGGCGGAGTGA
- a CDS encoding HU family DNA-binding protein, with amino-acid sequence MPTQMSKSQLIEKIATATELSKRDVKSVMETLTDVGHKELKKNGLFLVPGFAKFVVIKKPATKARKGTNPFTGEEMMFKAKPARKIVRARPVKAAKDAVG; translated from the coding sequence ATGCCAACCCAAATGTCCAAATCGCAGTTGATCGAAAAGATTGCGACCGCCACCGAGCTTTCCAAGCGCGACGTCAAGAGCGTCATGGAAACGCTGACCGACGTCGGTCACAAGGAGCTCAAGAAGAACGGCCTGTTCCTGGTGCCGGGCTTCGCCAAGTTCGTGGTCATCAAGAAGCCCGCGACCAAGGCGCGCAAGGGCACCAACCCGTTCACGGGCGAAGAGATGATGTTCAAGGCCAAGCCGGCCCGGAAGATCGTCCGCGCCCGCCCGGTCAAGGCTGCCAAGGACGCCGTGGGCTAA
- a CDS encoding acetyl-CoA C-acetyltransferase, which translates to MADALIIDACRTPRGVGKAGKGALSGIHPQQLGATVLRALAMRTGIDTADVDDIVWGCSAQVATQSGDLGRMSALDAGYDVRASAVTLDRFCGSGITSVNMAASSIMAGAEDLVIAGGCEMMSMEGRRGGGPMMMDSGNLRLRARHPQSHQGVCADAIATLEGITRSDVDAIGLESQKRASHAMANGHFNKSLVPVHREDGSLALDHEEYPRPQTTMEGLSSLKPAFPAIADYALDDKGTTYRGLILQKYPDIEIDFVHHAGNSSGVVDGAAAILLASPAYARAHGLKARARVVAMANMGDSPTLMLNAPVPATRKVLAKAGLTVDDIDLFEINEAFAVVAEKYIRDLKLDRAKVNVNGGSIALGHPIGATGSILIGTVLDELERRDLKRGLVTMCAAGGMAPAIIIERV; encoded by the coding sequence ATGGCTGACGCGCTGATCATCGATGCCTGCCGGACCCCGCGGGGCGTCGGCAAGGCCGGCAAGGGAGCGCTTTCGGGCATTCATCCGCAGCAGCTGGGCGCAACCGTGCTGCGCGCGCTTGCGATGCGCACCGGCATCGACACGGCCGATGTCGACGATATCGTCTGGGGCTGCAGCGCGCAGGTCGCGACCCAAAGCGGCGATCTCGGCCGGATGTCGGCGCTCGATGCCGGCTACGACGTGCGCGCCAGCGCCGTGACGCTCGACCGCTTCTGCGGAAGCGGCATCACCAGCGTCAACATGGCCGCAAGCTCGATCATGGCGGGCGCGGAAGACCTCGTCATCGCCGGCGGCTGCGAGATGATGTCGATGGAGGGCCGCCGCGGCGGCGGCCCGATGATGATGGACTCGGGCAATCTGCGCCTGCGCGCGCGGCATCCGCAGTCGCATCAGGGCGTCTGTGCGGATGCGATCGCGACCCTGGAAGGCATCACGCGAAGCGACGTCGACGCGATCGGGCTGGAAAGCCAGAAGCGTGCCAGCCATGCGATGGCGAACGGTCACTTCAACAAGAGCCTCGTGCCCGTCCACCGCGAGGACGGCAGCCTCGCGCTCGACCACGAGGAGTATCCGCGGCCGCAAACCACGATGGAGGGTCTGAGCAGCCTGAAGCCGGCATTCCCGGCGATCGCCGACTATGCGCTCGACGACAAGGGCACGACCTATCGCGGCCTGATCCTCCAGAAATATCCTGATATCGAGATCGATTTCGTGCACCACGCCGGCAATTCGTCCGGCGTCGTCGACGGCGCCGCCGCGATTCTTCTCGCCTCGCCCGCTTACGCCAGGGCACATGGGCTTAAGGCCCGCGCCCGTGTCGTGGCGATGGCCAACATGGGGGACTCGCCGACCCTGATGCTGAACGCGCCGGTGCCGGCGACCCGCAAGGTGCTGGCGAAGGCGGGGCTGACCGTCGACGACATCGACCTGTTCGAGATCAACGAGGCGTTTGCGGTGGTGGCGGAAAAATACATCCGCGACCTCAAGCTCGATCGCGCCAAGGTCAACGTCAATGGCGGCTCGATTGCGCTCGGTCATCCCATCGGCGCCACCGGCTCGATCCTGATCGGCACCGTGCTCGACGAGCTCGAACGGCGCGATCTGAAGCGCGGTCTCGTCACGATGTGCGCTGCCGGCGGCATGGCGCCGGCCATCATCATCGAGCGCGTCTAG
- a CDS encoding GH1 family beta-glucosidase codes for MPDKVSRRQFAKIAGLSAAGMTGALDPADARPAASPRNANDFPAGFVWGTATSSYQVEGAVNEDGRGASIWDKFVRIPGKIEDGTTGDRANEHYHRYKEDIALIRALGCKAYRFSVAWPRLFPDGDGKPNPKGLDFYDRLIDELLKNGIEPWLTLYHWDLPQSLEDRFGGWRSTETCKIFGDYAAYVAAHLTDRVRNVFTLNESGRFVYFGYGLGIDAPGMTLPQAEVNQIRHNSALAHGLAVQAVRAHGRRGTRVGPAENIDACAPAIDTPENVRAAAIALREMNAGYLNVIMTGRYTDAFLKFAGANAPKYTDAELKIISSPVDFLGLNIYAPQNYVVASDQGAGFVPLPIPKSFPHMNSDWLRVGPETIYWVPKLAAKIWKTDAIYISENGASADDAVMPDGKIYDTDRIMYLRNYLAQLQRATAEGVPVRGYFLWSLMDNFEWVYGLNKRFGLYHVNFDTQVRTPKLSASFYRNVIAKNAAGA; via the coding sequence ATGCCGGACAAGGTCTCGCGTCGCCAGTTCGCGAAAATCGCGGGGCTGTCCGCAGCCGGGATGACCGGTGCGCTCGACCCTGCCGACGCCAGGCCGGCAGCGTCGCCGCGTAACGCGAACGATTTTCCGGCGGGCTTCGTCTGGGGCACGGCGACCTCGTCCTATCAGGTCGAGGGCGCGGTCAACGAGGACGGGCGTGGGGCCTCGATCTGGGACAAGTTCGTGCGCATCCCCGGCAAGATCGAGGACGGCACCACTGGCGACCGCGCCAATGAGCACTACCACCGCTACAAGGAGGACATCGCGCTCATCAGGGCGCTCGGCTGCAAGGCCTATCGCTTCTCGGTGGCCTGGCCGCGGCTGTTTCCGGACGGCGACGGCAAGCCCAACCCGAAGGGGCTCGATTTCTACGATCGTCTGATCGACGAGCTCCTCAAGAACGGCATCGAGCCGTGGCTGACGCTCTATCACTGGGACCTGCCGCAATCGCTGGAGGACCGCTTCGGCGGCTGGCGCTCGACGGAGACCTGCAAGATCTTCGGCGACTACGCGGCCTATGTCGCCGCGCATCTGACTGATCGGGTCAGGAACGTGTTCACGCTGAACGAGAGCGGCCGCTTCGTCTATTTCGGCTATGGTCTCGGCATCGACGCGCCGGGCATGACGCTGCCGCAAGCCGAGGTCAACCAGATCCGGCACAACAGCGCGCTCGCGCATGGGCTCGCGGTGCAGGCGGTGCGCGCCCATGGCCGCCGCGGCACCAGGGTGGGGCCGGCCGAGAACATCGATGCCTGCGCGCCTGCGATCGACACGCCTGAGAACGTTCGCGCCGCGGCAATCGCGCTGCGCGAGATGAACGCGGGCTATCTCAACGTCATCATGACGGGCCGCTATACCGACGCTTTCCTGAAATTCGCCGGGGCCAACGCGCCGAAATACACTGATGCCGAGCTGAAGATCATCTCCTCGCCGGTCGACTTTCTCGGCCTCAACATCTACGCGCCGCAGAATTACGTGGTGGCGTCCGACCAGGGCGCGGGATTCGTGCCGCTGCCGATCCCGAAATCGTTCCCGCACATGAATTCGGACTGGCTGCGCGTCGGGCCCGAGACGATCTACTGGGTGCCGAAGCTGGCGGCCAAGATCTGGAAGACGGATGCGATCTATATCAGCGAGAACGGCGCCTCCGCCGACGATGCGGTCATGCCCGACGGCAAAATCTATGACACCGACCGCATCATGTACCTGCGCAACTATCTCGCCCAGCTCCAGCGCGCCACCGCCGAAGGCGTGCCGGTGCGCGGCTATTTCCTCTGGAGCCTGATGGACAATTTCGAATGGGTGTATGGCCTGAACAAGCGCTTTGGGCTCTATCACGTCAATTTCGACACCCAGGTCCGCACGCCGAAACTCAGCGCCAGTTTCTACCGCAACGTGATCGCGAAAAACGCGGCGGGAGCGTAG
- a CDS encoding MarR family transcriptional regulator produces MIKSVTISERRAGAEAASPAYRRVPAYLIRRLQMISTAIIAEEFDGEDMPVPQWAVLTILENHPGIDQSCLAGLVGIDRTNTGRLVDQLEAKGLVERHPSDADRRVWILRCTALGHKTRKRLRRRALDTQERLLSCLDPRDRELFVDLLSRVVAANEEYVRPGAGRRKRRSR; encoded by the coding sequence ATGATCAAAAGTGTGACAATATCGGAGCGCAGAGCAGGAGCGGAAGCGGCTTCGCCGGCCTATCGCCGCGTTCCCGCCTACCTGATCAGACGACTGCAGATGATCTCGACCGCCATCATTGCGGAGGAGTTCGATGGCGAGGACATGCCGGTGCCGCAATGGGCGGTCTTAACGATTCTCGAAAACCATCCGGGCATCGATCAGAGCTGCCTCGCCGGACTCGTCGGCATCGACAGGACGAATACGGGCCGTCTTGTCGATCAACTCGAAGCCAAAGGCCTCGTGGAACGGCACCCCAGTGATGCAGATCGGCGAGTCTGGATCCTTCGCTGCACCGCGCTCGGACACAAGACCAGAAAGCGATTACGTCGCCGCGCTCTGGATACCCAAGAAAGGCTGCTGTCCTGTCTCGACCCGAGAGACCGTGAACTGTTTGTCGACTTGTTGTCGCGCGTAGTTGCGGCGAATGAGGAATATGTCCGTCCTGGAGCAGGCCGCAGGAAGAGACGATCGCGCTAA
- a CDS encoding tripartite tricarboxylate transporter substrate binding protein, producing the protein MAARDWPQRTVRLIAPVPAGSASDLSARLFAEQLSQRWGHPVIVENRPGADGVIGVSAFLGTADDHALLYAISAVFTLHPITHEKLPYDPVRELVPIAPTSDVVLAIAVPEKSSARSLGDLFETARVQPGKLNWASSPGLPPFVVGGFLKKAKLDLSVVPYRDLAPALQDLGEGRIAMLVHALTVILPQVQSHRARLLAVASEHRIPLASDVPTVAEAGFPELRMDGIVGFFGRRGMPDALRDQISSDVGAVASEPGIRDRLAAVGQSVRTGSAAQFSELLNEHRRRLADLAMAIDYKASQ; encoded by the coding sequence GTGGCAGCGCGCGACTGGCCGCAACGGACTGTTCGTTTGATTGCACCCGTGCCGGCGGGGAGCGCGTCCGACCTCAGCGCCCGGCTGTTTGCCGAACAACTTTCCCAACGTTGGGGACATCCCGTCATCGTCGAAAACCGGCCAGGAGCCGACGGGGTGATCGGCGTTTCCGCCTTTCTCGGCACTGCCGACGATCATGCGCTGCTTTATGCAATCTCGGCTGTCTTTACGCTCCACCCGATCACGCACGAGAAACTGCCTTACGATCCGGTTCGCGAGCTTGTCCCGATCGCGCCGACGTCGGATGTTGTCCTTGCGATAGCCGTCCCCGAGAAAAGTTCGGCCCGCTCGCTCGGCGATCTTTTTGAAACCGCTCGCGTTCAACCGGGCAAGCTGAACTGGGCCAGTTCGCCGGGGCTTCCTCCTTTCGTGGTAGGCGGGTTCTTGAAGAAGGCGAAACTGGATCTTTCGGTGGTGCCCTATCGCGACCTTGCCCCTGCTCTTCAGGATCTCGGCGAAGGCCGCATCGCCATGTTGGTTCACGCGCTCACCGTCATCCTGCCGCAAGTGCAATCGCACCGTGCGCGGCTCCTCGCCGTTGCGAGCGAGCATCGCATTCCGCTGGCAAGCGATGTGCCGACCGTCGCCGAAGCCGGTTTCCCGGAGCTTCGCATGGACGGCATCGTCGGCTTTTTCGGCAGGCGCGGGATGCCTGACGCGTTGCGCGACCAGATCTCATCCGACGTCGGCGCTGTCGCAAGCGAACCCGGCATTCGCGACAGACTGGCTGCCGTCGGACAATCCGTCCGCACGGGAAGCGCAGCCCAGTTTTCCGAACTCCTCAATGAGCACCGCCGCCGCCTTGCCGATCTTGCAATGGCGATCGACTACAAGGCGAGCCAGTAA
- a CDS encoding acetylserotonin O-methyltransferase, with protein sequence MTSTPWHDLLGLINGFQITQAIRVAATLRIADHLKDGPRPAKELAFLTQSNPDALYRLLRALAAVGVFREDEGRSFALTPMGDCLREDSATPIGGWAEHVGSPAYWQAWGHLLHSVRTGDNAFRSLHGMDVWEYRSRHPEANSLFNRAMSDMSKGGSEAVVNVYDFSSFSRIVDVGGGHGSLLAAILRDSPRAHGTLFDQPQVVAGAGARLRELGVIDRCNIVGGSFFDAVPEGGDAYILRHIIHDWEDGEAIAILQSCRRAMQNSAKLLLIERTVAPPNQLPGKFSDLNMLVAPGGRERTGDEYAALLAGSGFELMRVLPAGSFSVIEARPRRASFATGEPGG encoded by the coding sequence GTGACATCCACGCCCTGGCACGATCTGTTGGGACTGATCAACGGCTTTCAGATCACGCAGGCCATCCGAGTGGCTGCGACGCTCCGGATCGCCGATCATCTGAAGGACGGGCCACGGCCTGCAAAAGAGCTGGCATTTCTGACGCAGAGCAACCCCGATGCGCTCTACCGCCTGCTCCGGGCACTCGCCGCGGTCGGCGTCTTCCGGGAGGACGAGGGCCGGAGCTTTGCGCTGACGCCGATGGGCGATTGCCTGCGAGAGGATTCAGCGACACCCATAGGAGGCTGGGCGGAGCATGTCGGTAGTCCCGCTTACTGGCAGGCGTGGGGACACCTGTTGCATAGCGTGAGGACCGGGGACAACGCGTTCAGATCCCTGCACGGGATGGATGTCTGGGAATATCGCTCCCGTCACCCCGAAGCCAATTCCCTCTTCAACCGGGCGATGAGCGATATGTCCAAAGGCGGCAGCGAGGCCGTGGTCAATGTCTATGATTTCTCGAGCTTCAGTCGCATTGTTGATGTTGGCGGAGGACACGGCTCGCTGCTGGCTGCAATCCTGCGGGATTCACCCCGAGCCCATGGTACGCTGTTCGATCAGCCGCAAGTCGTTGCCGGTGCCGGCGCGCGACTGCGAGAACTTGGCGTCATTGATCGCTGCAACATCGTCGGCGGAAGCTTCTTCGATGCGGTGCCGGAGGGTGGAGACGCATACATCTTGAGACATATCATCCACGATTGGGAAGACGGCGAGGCGATCGCCATCCTCCAGTCCTGCCGCCGCGCCATGCAGAATTCGGCAAAGCTGCTGCTGATTGAACGAACCGTGGCGCCGCCCAACCAGCTTCCGGGAAAATTTAGCGATCTCAACATGCTCGTCGCGCCGGGCGGACGAGAACGCACCGGTGACGAATATGCGGCCCTGCTCGCAGGTTCGGGATTCGAACTCATGCGCGTGCTGCCCGCCGGCTCCTTCAGCGTGATCGAGGCACGGCCGCGTCGAGCCTCATTCGCAACTGGCGAACCCGGCGGTTAG